From the Anopheles merus strain MAF chromosome 2L, AmerM5.1, whole genome shotgun sequence genome, the window GAACAGCAGCAGGCCGCTCTAGAACGATTTGCCCCGAACGATCTGCCGGAACCACAGCCAGGTGGTAAAGCCGGACAGGCTGAACCACGTCACGATGTAGGAAAGATGCTCATTTCGCAGCGTTACCCGCGTCTGCCCACCGACCGGTCCGTGCGGGACGGTGCTGGCTACCGTCGCGTCGAGGTAGTACGGCTCCGACCCGCTCATAGCCGCCATCCGTTCCACATCGCGGTACATGAAGATGGCGCCGCGCTGTTTCGGCGTAAATTGGGGTCGATTTTCGGGCAGCCTCACAACACCCTGCAGTTCGACCGTGCCGGTCACCTGACCTTCCGGGCGCGTCGCAGGATCGAGGTATCGTTTCGGTACCCAACCACGGTTGATTAGGATTTTATCGCTGCAATCGAGAGGAGGTTGATAAGAACAAACTTTCGTTTAATAGACGCTAAATGCGCTTACTCTCGTCCTTCGAGCTTAAAGGGTGTAATAACGAGGAAGCCAATCGATGCTTCTTTCTGCGAGAAAAGGCCACCGGCCGTGTGGCTATCACCGTGCTGGATGCAGGCCCGCGGCCCTAGGTGAAACTCCTGATCGTGCAGGAATTGGCCGCGTACCGTAACCGTTTGGTACTCCATTTCGTTCAGAGCGGTAAGACTACGATGAGAAGAATGCAAAATAGTTGAATTATTATCATCGTTTCATACACTTTCTCTATCGTCACTGACTCGTCCGGGATCGGCACCGGGGACATGTGGAT encodes:
- the LOC121594366 gene encoding SURF1-like protein; amino-acid sequence: MLKTILSTHILPTVRHHSCGGLRHPAKLYHHPVPQRCVHTRTKPRISPPPKLKSSSTDSTAGISPFGWGLLIIPATTFGLGCWQVYRKQWKEGLIDELERKIHMSPVPIPDDLTALNEMEYQTVTVRGQFLHDQEFHLGPRACIQHGDSHTAGGLFSQKEASIGFLVITPFKLEGRDDKILINRGWVPKRYLDPATRPEGQVTGTVELQGVVRLPENRPQFTPKQRGAIFMYRDVERMAAMSGSEPYYLDATVASTVPHGPVGGQTRVTLRNEHLSYIVTWFSLSGFTTWLWFRQIVRGKSF